In one window of Vulpes vulpes isolate BD-2025 chromosome 1, VulVul3, whole genome shotgun sequence DNA:
- the PAK4 gene encoding serine/threonine-protein kinase PAK 4 isoform X1: MFGKKKKRVEISAPSNFEHRVHTGFDQHEQKFTGLPRQWQSLIEESARRPKPLVDPACITSIQPGAPKTIVRGSKGAKDGALTLLLDEFENMSVTRSNSLRRDSPPPPARARQENGMPAEPASTARGAPEKAGSQGRAAGRSEAGGSSGDRRRVGPEKRPKSSREGSGGPQESSRDKRPLSGPDVGTPQPAGLAGGARVAAGRPFNTYPRADTDHPARGAQGEPHNLAPNGPSAGGLVVPQSSSSRPPTRARGPPSPGVLGPHASEPQLAPQARPIAAPAGPPAPGPPGPRSPQREPQRVSHEQFRAALQLVVDPGDPRSYLDNFIKIGEGSTGIVCIATVRSSGRLVAVKKMDLRKQQRRELLFNEVVIMRDYQHENVVEMYNSYLVGDELWVVMEFLEGGALTDIVTHTRMNEEQIAAVCLAVLQALSVLHAQGVIHRDIKSDSILLTHDGRVKLSDFGFCAQVSKEVPRRKSLVGTPYWMAPELISRLPYGPEVDIWSLGVMVIEMVDGEPPYFNEPPLKAMKMIRDNLPPRLKNLHKVSPSLKGFLDRLLVRDPAQRATAAELLKHPFLAKAGPPASIVPLMRQNRTR; this comes from the exons ATGtttgggaagaagaagaagcgAGTAGAGATCTCAGCGCCATCCAACTTCGAGCACCGCGTGCACACGGGCTTCGACCAGCACGAGCAGAAGTTCACGGGGCTGCCCCGCCAGTGGCAGAGCCTGATCGAGGAGTCGGCTCGGCGGCCCAAGCCCCTGGTGGACCCCGCCTGCATCACCTCCATCCAGCCCGGGGCCCCCAAG ACCATCGTGCGTGGCAGCAAAGGCGCCAAGGATGGGGCCCTCACGCTGCTGCTCGACGAGTTTGAGAACATGTCGGTGACgcgctccaactccctgcggagAGACAGCCCACCGCCACCTGCCCGTGCCCGCCAGGAGAACGGGATGCCCGCAGAGCCGGCCAGCACGGCCAGAGGGGCCCCAGAGAAGGCGGGCAGCCAAGGCCGGGCCGCCGGTCGCAGCGAGGCGGGTGGCAGCAGTGGCGACAGGCGGCGGGTGGGGCCAGAGAAGAGGCCCAAGTCTTCCAGGGAGGGCTCAGGGGGACCCCAGGAGTCCTCCCGGGACAAACgccccctctctgggcctgacGTCGGCACCCCTCAACCTGCCGGTCTGGCCGGTGGGGCCAGAGTGGCAGCTGGTCGGCCCTTTAACACGTACCCGAGGGCCGATACGGACCACCCGGCCCGGGGTGCCCAG GGGGAGCCTCACAACCTGGCCCCCAACGGGCCTTCAGCAGGGGGCCTGGTGGTCCCCCAGTCTTCCTCCTCCCGGCCTCCCACCCGAGCCCGCGGTCCCCCCAGCCCGGGAGTGCTGGGCCCCCATGCCTCTGAGCCCCAGCTGGCCCCTCAGGCCCGCCCCATCGCTGCCCCTGccggccccccggcccctggGCCCCCCGGGCCCCGCTCACCACAGCGGGAACCCCAGCGAGTGTCGCACGAGCAGTTCCGGGCCGCCTTGCAGCTGGTGGTGGACCCCGGCGACCCTCGCTCCTACCTGGACAACTTCATCAAGATCGGCGAGGGCTCCACGGGCATCGTGTGCATTGCCACGGTGCGCAGCTCGGGCCGGCTGGTGGCGGTCAAGAAGATGGACCTGCGCAAGCAGCAGAGGCGTGAGCTGCTCTTCAACGAG GTGGTGATCATGCGGGACTACCAGCACGAGAACGTGGTGGAGATGTACAACAGCTACCTGGTCGGGGACGAGCTCTGGGTGGTGATGGAGTTCCTGGAGGGCGGCGCCCTCACCGACATCGTCACTCACACCAG GATGAATGAGGAGCAGATTGCCGCCGTGTGCCTGGCCGTGCTGCAGGCCTTGTCTGTGCTCCACGCGCAGGGAGTCATCCACCGCGACATCAAGAGTGACTCCATCCTGCTGACCCACGACGGCAGG GTGAAGCTGTCGGACTTTGGGTTCTGTGCCCAGGTGAGCAAGGAGGTACCACGGAGGAAGTCACTGGTTGGCACGCCCTACTGGATGGCCCCAGAGCTCATCTCTCGCCTTCCCTATGGGCCAGAG GTGGACATCTGGTCTCTGGGGGTGATGGTGATCGAGATGGTGGACGGGGAGCCCCCCTACTTCAACGAGCCCCCCCTCAAAGCCATGAAGATGATTCGGGACAACCTGCCACCCCGACTGAAAAACCTGCACAAG GTGTCACCATCCCTGAAGGGCTTCCTGGACCGCCTGCTGGTGCGTGACCCGGCCCAGCGGGCCACAGCGGCTGAACTGCTGAAGCACCCGTTCCTGGCCAAAGCGGGCCCACCCGCCAGCATCGTGCCCCTCATGCGCCAGAACCGCACCAGATGA
- the PAK4 gene encoding serine/threonine-protein kinase PAK 4 isoform X2 codes for MFGKKKKRVEISAPSNFEHRVHTGFDQHEQKFTGLPRQWQSLIEESARRPKPLVDPACITSIQPGAPKGEPHNLAPNGPSAGGLVVPQSSSSRPPTRARGPPSPGVLGPHASEPQLAPQARPIAAPAGPPAPGPPGPRSPQREPQRVSHEQFRAALQLVVDPGDPRSYLDNFIKIGEGSTGIVCIATVRSSGRLVAVKKMDLRKQQRRELLFNEVVIMRDYQHENVVEMYNSYLVGDELWVVMEFLEGGALTDIVTHTRMNEEQIAAVCLAVLQALSVLHAQGVIHRDIKSDSILLTHDGRVKLSDFGFCAQVSKEVPRRKSLVGTPYWMAPELISRLPYGPEVDIWSLGVMVIEMVDGEPPYFNEPPLKAMKMIRDNLPPRLKNLHKVSPSLKGFLDRLLVRDPAQRATAAELLKHPFLAKAGPPASIVPLMRQNRTR; via the exons ATGtttgggaagaagaagaagcgAGTAGAGATCTCAGCGCCATCCAACTTCGAGCACCGCGTGCACACGGGCTTCGACCAGCACGAGCAGAAGTTCACGGGGCTGCCCCGCCAGTGGCAGAGCCTGATCGAGGAGTCGGCTCGGCGGCCCAAGCCCCTGGTGGACCCCGCCTGCATCACCTCCATCCAGCCCGGGGCCCCCAAG GGGGAGCCTCACAACCTGGCCCCCAACGGGCCTTCAGCAGGGGGCCTGGTGGTCCCCCAGTCTTCCTCCTCCCGGCCTCCCACCCGAGCCCGCGGTCCCCCCAGCCCGGGAGTGCTGGGCCCCCATGCCTCTGAGCCCCAGCTGGCCCCTCAGGCCCGCCCCATCGCTGCCCCTGccggccccccggcccctggGCCCCCCGGGCCCCGCTCACCACAGCGGGAACCCCAGCGAGTGTCGCACGAGCAGTTCCGGGCCGCCTTGCAGCTGGTGGTGGACCCCGGCGACCCTCGCTCCTACCTGGACAACTTCATCAAGATCGGCGAGGGCTCCACGGGCATCGTGTGCATTGCCACGGTGCGCAGCTCGGGCCGGCTGGTGGCGGTCAAGAAGATGGACCTGCGCAAGCAGCAGAGGCGTGAGCTGCTCTTCAACGAG GTGGTGATCATGCGGGACTACCAGCACGAGAACGTGGTGGAGATGTACAACAGCTACCTGGTCGGGGACGAGCTCTGGGTGGTGATGGAGTTCCTGGAGGGCGGCGCCCTCACCGACATCGTCACTCACACCAG GATGAATGAGGAGCAGATTGCCGCCGTGTGCCTGGCCGTGCTGCAGGCCTTGTCTGTGCTCCACGCGCAGGGAGTCATCCACCGCGACATCAAGAGTGACTCCATCCTGCTGACCCACGACGGCAGG GTGAAGCTGTCGGACTTTGGGTTCTGTGCCCAGGTGAGCAAGGAGGTACCACGGAGGAAGTCACTGGTTGGCACGCCCTACTGGATGGCCCCAGAGCTCATCTCTCGCCTTCCCTATGGGCCAGAG GTGGACATCTGGTCTCTGGGGGTGATGGTGATCGAGATGGTGGACGGGGAGCCCCCCTACTTCAACGAGCCCCCCCTCAAAGCCATGAAGATGATTCGGGACAACCTGCCACCCCGACTGAAAAACCTGCACAAG GTGTCACCATCCCTGAAGGGCTTCCTGGACCGCCTGCTGGTGCGTGACCCGGCCCAGCGGGCCACAGCGGCTGAACTGCTGAAGCACCCGTTCCTGGCCAAAGCGGGCCCACCCGCCAGCATCGTGCCCCTCATGCGCCAGAACCGCACCAGATGA
- the NCCRP1 gene encoding F-box only protein 50 — translation MEEERDPLASGGGMEADEPAAPGEPPSPPPPPSPPSPAAPEPPGTPGTPEPERPSEAYARQVLLEEWRPPGGSLELPPRLTWQLLFLRRPLYRNLLRSPNPEGINIYEPAPPTGPTQQPLETLGNFRGWYIGTEKLQQNLSWTVKQQCVDLLAEGLWEELLDDEQPDITVMDWYEDSRLDTCVYELHVWLLAADRRTVIAQHHVAPRTSGRGPPGRWLQVSHVFRQYGPGVRFVHFLHKTKNRREPGGLRRTRVTDSSVSVQFRE, via the exons ATGGAGGAGGAGCGCGACCCACTCGCGTCCGGCGGCGGGATGGAGGCCGACGAGCCCGCGGCCCCCGGGGAGCCGCCgtcgccgcccccgccgccgtcgccgccgtcccccgcggcccccgagccccccgggacccccgggaCCCCCGAGCCCGAGCGGCCGTCGGAGGCCTACGCCCGGCAGGTGCTGCTGGAGGAGTGGCGGCCGCCGGGCGGGAGCCTGGAGCTGCCCCCGCGCCTCACCTGGCAGCTGCTCTTCCTGCGGCGGCCGCTCTACCGCAACCTGCTGCGCTCGCCCAACCCCGAAG GCATCAACATTTATGAGCCAGCACCCCCTACTGGTcccacccagcagcccctggAGACTCTGG GCAACTTCCGCGGGTGGTACATTGGGACTGAGAAGCTCCAGCAGAACCTCAG CTGGACTGTGAAGCAGCAGTGTGTGGACCTTCTGGCCGAGGGCCTGTGGGAGGAGCTCCTTGATGACGAACAGCCAGACATCACGGTCATGGACTG GTATGAGGACAGCCGGCTGGACACATGTGTCTATGAGCTGCACGTCTGGCTGCTGGCAGCGGACCGCCGCACGGTCATCGCGCAGCACCACGTGGCCCCCCGGACCTCTGGGAGAGGCCCCCCCGGCCGCTGGCTCCAG GTGTCCCACGTCTTCCGCCAGTATGGCCCCGGGGTGCGCTTCGTCCACTTCCTGCACAAGACCAAGAACCGGAGGGAGCCCGGTGGGCTGCGGCGGACAAGGGTGACCGACTCCTCCGTGTCCGTGCAATTCAGGGAGTGA
- the SYCN gene encoding syncollin produces the protein MSPLCPVLLALALAAVPGVRAACPAPADLKRPDGTRTCAKLYDKSDPYYENCCGGAELSLEPDTDLPFLPSNWANVASSLVVAPRCEITVWSLRGKAGKTRKFSTGAYPRLEEFRKGIFGDWSNTIASLYCRCY, from the exons ATGTCGCCGCTGTGCCCCGTGctgctggccctggccctggcggCCGTCCCCGGCGTCCGGGCGGCCTGCCCCGCGCCCGCGGACCTCAAGAGGCCGGACGGGACGCGCACGTGCGCCAAGCTCTACGACAAGAGCGACCCCTACTACGAGAACTGCTGCGGCGGCGCCGAGCTGTCGCTGGAGCCCGACACCGAcctgcccttcctgccctccaACTGGGCCAACGTCGCCTCGTCGCTCGTGGTGGCCCCGCGCTGCGAGATCACCGTGTGGTCCCTACGCGGCAAGGCGGGCAAGACGCGCAAGTTCTCCACCGGCGCCTACCCGCGCCTCGAGGAGTTCCGCAAGGGCATCTTCGGCGACTGGTCCAACACCATCGCGTCCCTCTACTGcag aTGTTACTGA